One Dysidea avara chromosome 7, odDysAvar1.4, whole genome shotgun sequence genomic region harbors:
- the LOC136261319 gene encoding uncharacterized protein has product MNHLITAITFTVILGIVSGAPLLTCDKIKDVNQGKDNQDRYLVILKDPKSYQDAEYVMGIVDLYQWSLEMNVFNVHDNSVKSQLELLDNVGLQGTLSKQALVLVCMDSRVESIITGYPMIPELTEGSDDVTEEDTVDCSKLILTEPYTGEDYLIVLKPRASTTDLYNIISRVEIEKLNDESLSFTYHYAKRRGKAITIIVAMNTKALELVCKEPKVKAIKPTINDTSVIN; this is encoded by the exons ATGAATCACttgatcactgcaatcactttCACAGTCATCTTGGGGATTGTATCAGGAGCCCCACTACTCACCTGTGATAAGATCAAAGATGTCAATCAAGGAAAGGACAATCAAGACAGATACCTGGTAATATTGAAAGACCCCAAAAGCTACCAGGATGCTGAATATGTGATGGGAATAGTAGATCTATACCAGTGGTCTCTGGAAATGAATGTTTTCAATGTCCATGACAATTCAGTAAAAAGCCAGTTGGAGCTCCTTGACAATGTAGGATTGCAAGGAACACTTTCAAAACAAGCACTAGTTTTG GTGTGTATGGACAGCAGAGTAGAGTCAATCATAACAGGCTACCCAATGATACCAGAGCTTACTGAAGGTTCTGATGATGTCACAGAGGAAGATACTGTTGACTGCTCCAAACTCATTCTTACTGAGCCATACACTGGTGAAGACTACTTAATTGTTCTCAAGCCCAGAGCATCTACCACTGATCTGTACAACATCATCAGTAGAGTAGAAATAGAGAAACTGAATGATGAATCTCTATCCTTTACATATCACTATGCAAAAAGAAGGGGAAAAGCAATTACAATAATTGTGGCAATGAACACAAAAGCCCTTGAACTG GTATGTAAGGAGCCAAAAGTGAAAGCCATCAAGCCAACTATAAATGATACATCTGTGATTAACTAG